In one Moritella sp. 5 genomic region, the following are encoded:
- a CDS encoding tetratricopeptide repeat protein yields MKLIELNIQIKNLFTALLLSGVILVAGCNESADLQNNTDPNIYIQQSKVFLDGHQFKSAFNAATEGINADPNRLESYLILASIHLQSGHPKDSIKVLEAFTGSKNVEYYFALLDAYQMSNKLISAQQLIEQRQQLLSTQAQRLQLSVAQQLLHTDELEKAKTTFNQLLEDPDYKVESMLGLAKIEVASDNEINAINIIDSIIEIAPKNTEALFLKSLIYINMDELTNAEEALSQTLASLPNADIFTVQRIKIFQSLAHVLTQQGRLSEAKIYTRILSDEFPMSESLSLQYTQALNLFKNEDFSAAKEILLEILDGSPGHKKSAALLGLILYNEGNPENAEKYLIDVVDPEVSPKKLTELYVKTLLQQNKYDNVLDLLKYIPETNRDTDTWILYISAAIQQKEFSKAKEGLDKAMSLSPKSERVALLAFLYYSNLPEPQPKMALQTLSSSLTFNPESPKLQTLYIRQLLTLNKTTEVDNYVASLEKTYSKNTNTQLIIASYYMYQQRLHKAMPIIENILVSEKDNIQALYTLAKINNINKNWQLSLNSYNDIIKFYPTEITAYKGAILSLMKLKKDPLKTADYLPENYNASVLALTLAHLSLQQNRLDLADNYAKEANNELPKKYQVNHDELTVQVALLKGRTAFIEKDYLKAREIVTSTTKHYVNNVHLLSLLTHIEIASGQYNEAQSLAEQINQLLPNNSLATLLNSQILDAKGEKNKAIKLLHSYWNKVKDRSVAEQLYLQLKTNSSEKAFTFLDEWQNEFPDSLIPTRYKAIYLQEQGENKQAIAIYNSILQKAPNEIISLNNTAWLSFEAGIPQALSFAERAYKLKPNNAAILDTYGWILFHNGDKNRGKALIQQASKLLPNDKNIQQHLDEVSKG; encoded by the coding sequence ATGAAATTAATTGAACTTAATATTCAAATAAAAAACCTCTTCACAGCATTATTACTATCAGGTGTAATTCTAGTCGCAGGCTGCAATGAATCAGCTGATTTACAGAACAACACTGATCCAAATATATATATTCAACAGAGTAAAGTATTCCTCGACGGGCATCAATTTAAATCCGCTTTTAATGCCGCAACTGAAGGGATCAATGCCGATCCTAACCGACTTGAGAGTTATCTTATTTTAGCGTCAATACACCTACAATCAGGGCATCCCAAAGATAGTATTAAAGTGCTTGAAGCTTTTACTGGCAGTAAAAATGTCGAGTACTATTTTGCACTACTGGATGCCTACCAAATGTCAAACAAATTAATTTCAGCACAACAACTTATTGAACAACGACAACAATTACTATCGACACAAGCACAGCGTTTACAGCTATCCGTTGCACAGCAACTACTGCATACCGATGAGTTAGAAAAAGCCAAAACAACGTTTAACCAATTATTAGAAGATCCGGATTACAAAGTTGAGAGCATGCTTGGCTTAGCCAAAATTGAAGTTGCCTCAGACAACGAAATTAATGCAATCAATATAATTGATAGTATCATCGAAATCGCCCCTAAAAACACAGAAGCTCTCTTCTTAAAAAGTCTAATTTATATCAATATGGATGAGCTTACTAATGCCGAAGAAGCACTATCACAAACACTAGCTAGCCTTCCAAATGCTGATATATTTACAGTACAACGAATTAAAATATTTCAGAGCTTAGCACACGTATTAACACAACAAGGTCGACTATCTGAAGCAAAAATATATACACGTATTTTATCTGATGAATTCCCAATGTCAGAATCATTGTCACTACAATATACTCAGGCACTTAACTTATTTAAAAATGAAGATTTTTCAGCAGCTAAAGAAATATTATTGGAAATTTTAGATGGTTCTCCTGGGCATAAAAAATCAGCCGCCTTATTAGGATTAATACTTTACAATGAAGGTAACCCAGAAAACGCCGAAAAGTATCTCATAGATGTTGTTGACCCAGAAGTATCTCCAAAAAAACTCACAGAACTTTATGTTAAAACCCTATTACAACAAAATAAATATGACAATGTATTAGATCTACTTAAGTATATACCCGAAACAAATAGAGATACTGACACATGGATTCTTTATATAAGTGCTGCAATCCAGCAAAAAGAGTTCAGCAAAGCCAAAGAAGGTCTTGATAAAGCAATGTCATTAAGCCCTAAGTCTGAGCGTGTTGCATTACTTGCATTCCTTTATTACAGCAACTTACCAGAACCACAGCCAAAGATGGCATTACAAACCCTATCTTCAAGTTTAACTTTTAATCCAGAAAGCCCAAAATTACAAACATTGTACATTCGACAACTACTTACACTTAATAAAACAACGGAAGTAGATAACTATGTGGCAAGTTTAGAGAAAACATATAGTAAAAATACGAATACACAATTAATTATCGCGAGTTACTACATGTATCAACAGCGATTACATAAGGCAATGCCAATAATAGAAAATATTTTGGTATCAGAGAAAGATAATATCCAAGCACTTTATACCTTGGCTAAAATCAATAATATAAATAAAAACTGGCAGCTATCTTTAAATAGCTATAACGACATTATTAAGTTTTACCCTACTGAAATCACAGCCTATAAAGGAGCGATACTGAGCTTAATGAAATTAAAAAAAGATCCCTTAAAGACAGCTGACTACCTTCCCGAAAATTATAATGCTAGTGTATTAGCACTAACCTTAGCCCATTTAAGCCTACAACAAAATAGGCTTGATTTAGCTGATAATTATGCAAAAGAAGCAAACAATGAGTTGCCTAAAAAATACCAAGTAAACCATGATGAATTAACGGTACAAGTTGCTCTATTGAAAGGACGTACCGCTTTCATAGAAAAAGATTATCTAAAAGCGAGAGAAATAGTTACTTCTACAACTAAACATTATGTAAATAATGTCCACCTCCTCAGTTTATTAACTCATATAGAGATTGCTTCAGGTCAATATAACGAAGCCCAAAGCCTAGCTGAACAAATAAACCAATTATTACCTAATAATTCATTAGCTACACTACTCAATTCACAGATATTGGATGCCAAAGGAGAAAAAAATAAAGCAATTAAGCTATTACATTCATACTGGAATAAAGTAAAAGATAGAAGCGTCGCTGAGCAATTATATTTACAATTAAAAACTAATAGTTCAGAAAAAGCGTTCACGTTTCTTGATGAATGGCAAAATGAGTTTCCTGATAGCCTGATACCGACTCGTTATAAGGCTATTTACTTGCAGGAACAAGGTGAAAATAAGCAAGCGATTGCCATCTATAATTCCATATTACAAAAAGCACCAAATGAGATAATCAGTTTAAACAATACCGCTTGGCTTTCTTTTGAAGCTGGTATTCCACAGGCTCTTTCTTTTGCTGAGCGAGCCTATAAATTAAAGCCCAATAATGCTGCCATTTTAGATACTTATGGTTGGATATTATTTCATAATGGGGATAAAAACCGAGGAAAAGCCTTAATCCAACAAGCCAGTAAATTATTGCCTAATGATAAAAACATTCAACAACATTTAGACGAGGTAAGTAAGGGATAA
- the prsR gene encoding PEP-CTERM-box response regulator transcription factor, which produces MQKNITQTLLIVEDDIGLQTQLKWHFSNYNVVVAANVNDAITAIRLHEPQVMVQDLGLPPEPDGVIQGFELLQQSLRIHPHMKLIVMTGNDCNEHALKAVSLGAYDFYSKPANPETLELIVQRAFHMHQLESKNRAFNLSKSSNLEGLITTDDKMLKLCKLIEKVAPTNAACLLLGESGTGKEVLAKALHTLSTRNEYPFVAINCAALPENLFESELFGYEKGAFTGAVKSTPGKFELANGGTVFLDEIGEMPLQLQAKLLRFLQEKVIERIGGRKLIHLDTRIVCATNRNLEDMMANAAFREDLYYRIAEIQIEIPPLRDRSSDKTLLARYLLKKYAQKEHLNIVGLSEDAINAIEEYSWPGNIRELSNKVTRAAIMCEDKYISAEDLGLKSAENIHLNLKVIRESAEKDALKTTLSATGNNISAAAKLLGVTRPTLYDLMKKHNLDASLKTNLI; this is translated from the coding sequence TTGCAAAAAAACATCACTCAAACATTACTCATTGTTGAAGATGACATTGGACTTCAAACTCAACTTAAATGGCATTTTTCTAATTATAATGTAGTGGTAGCTGCGAATGTCAATGATGCTATTACAGCTATACGTTTACATGAACCACAAGTTATGGTGCAAGATCTTGGCTTACCACCCGAACCAGATGGTGTAATACAGGGTTTCGAATTACTACAACAATCCCTGCGTATACATCCCCACATGAAATTAATAGTGATGACAGGTAATGATTGTAATGAGCATGCGCTAAAAGCGGTCAGCCTAGGTGCTTATGACTTCTATAGTAAACCAGCCAACCCTGAAACACTGGAACTTATCGTTCAACGTGCCTTTCATATGCATCAACTTGAAAGCAAAAATAGAGCCTTTAACTTATCTAAAAGTAGCAACCTGGAAGGATTAATCACTACCGATGATAAAATGCTAAAACTTTGTAAATTAATCGAAAAAGTAGCGCCGACCAATGCGGCTTGCTTACTCCTTGGTGAAAGTGGAACAGGTAAAGAAGTATTAGCTAAAGCATTACATACTCTCAGTACTCGTAATGAGTATCCTTTTGTGGCAATAAATTGCGCAGCCCTACCCGAGAATTTGTTTGAGAGTGAATTATTCGGATATGAGAAAGGTGCGTTTACCGGCGCTGTAAAAAGTACCCCCGGAAAGTTTGAGCTTGCGAATGGTGGAACAGTATTTCTTGATGAAATTGGGGAAATGCCCCTGCAATTACAAGCTAAACTACTACGCTTTCTGCAAGAGAAAGTAATAGAACGAATTGGAGGTCGGAAGTTAATTCACCTAGATACCAGAATTGTCTGTGCAACCAATAGAAATCTAGAAGATATGATGGCTAACGCCGCATTCCGGGAAGACCTCTATTATCGAATTGCAGAAATACAGATAGAAATTCCGCCATTAAGAGATAGAAGCTCAGACAAAACTTTACTCGCTCGTTATTTGTTAAAAAAATATGCTCAAAAAGAACATTTAAACATAGTCGGTCTTAGTGAAGACGCCATCAATGCTATCGAGGAATATTCATGGCCTGGCAATATTCGAGAGCTTAGCAATAAAGTAACTCGGGCCGCAATCATGTGTGAAGATAAATACATTAGCGCAGAAGATCTCGGTCTAAAGTCAGCTGAAAACATCCATCTAAATCTAAAAGTTATTAGAGAAAGTGCGGAAAAAGATGCGCTTAAAACAACACTAAGTGCAACGGGGAATAATATCTCTGCAGCTGCAAAACTGCTTGGTGTCACTAGACCTACATTATACGATTTAATGAAAAAACATAATTTGGATGCAAGCTTAAAAACAAACCTAATTTAA
- a CDS encoding AAA family ATPase, giving the protein MTQNPLNLKAQNISSGQLNSNSMDSDNCKKIKNMNDACLFTSEELDELKIIYPGCKNDKSLNYYRELRTKLLKAANNKNFVCMVSSIAEGAGTSHVAVNLAASIALDHSKTALIIDCNSYNPHLHNYVKDEDPLGLSNYLEQNTQEIEDIIYPSGIRRVRIIPSGIRTEYAAENFSSEKMKLFIDTVKKRYPDRFIILDTPPISLYVESQILASICDIAILVIRYGHTTASEVQTGIDLINSDKLAGVILNNE; this is encoded by the coding sequence ATGACACAGAACCCTTTAAATTTAAAAGCACAAAATATTAGTAGTGGCCAATTGAATTCGAATAGTATGGATAGCGATAACTGTAAAAAAATTAAAAATATGAATGATGCTTGTCTATTCACTTCAGAAGAACTAGATGAGCTAAAAATAATTTATCCCGGCTGTAAAAATGATAAATCTCTTAATTATTATCGCGAATTACGCACTAAACTATTAAAAGCAGCCAATAACAAAAATTTTGTTTGTATGGTTTCTAGCATCGCAGAGGGGGCTGGAACGAGTCATGTTGCAGTTAACTTGGCTGCAAGTATTGCACTGGACCACAGTAAAACAGCGCTGATAATAGACTGTAATAGCTACAACCCTCATTTACATAACTATGTGAAGGATGAAGATCCACTCGGATTATCTAACTACCTTGAGCAAAACACCCAAGAAATCGAAGATATTATCTACCCTTCAGGTATTCGTCGAGTCAGGATTATACCTAGCGGTATTCGAACTGAATATGCAGCTGAAAATTTTTCATCTGAAAAAATGAAATTGTTTATCGATACAGTAAAAAAACGTTATCCAGATCGTTTTATTATTTTAGACACTCCACCTATTAGCCTTTATGTAGAAAGCCAAATTTTAGCGTCAATTTGCGATATAGCTATTTTAGTCATTCGCTACGGTCATACTACAGCATCAGAAGTGCAGACCGGAATTGATCTGATTAACAGTGATAAATTAGCGGGTGTTATTCTTAACAATGAGTAA